One genomic region from Streptomyces sp. NBC_00457 encodes:
- a CDS encoding FAD-dependent oxidoreductase yields the protein MAQAADAARTVIMTVDDDPGVSRAVARDLRRRYGGSYRIVRAESGESALDALRELKLRGDLVAVLLADYRMPQMNGIEFLEQALDVYPGARRVLLTAYADTNAAIDAINVVDLDHYLLKPWDPPEEKLYPVLDDLLEAWRCSDYRPVPSTKVVGHRWSARSSDVREFLARNQVPYRWYSADEPEGRRLLTAAGQDGQRLPVVITADGTPLVEPDAPELAARVGLATTPMADFYDLVVIGGGPAGLGAAVYGASEGLRTVLVERSATGGQAGQSSRIENYLGFPDGVSGAQLTDRARRQAARFDAEILTAREVTGLEINGAARVVRFSDGSAIAAHSVILATGVSYRQLEAPGCDDLTGCGVFYGSALTEAASCQGQDVYIVGGANSAGQAAMYLARGAKSVTLLVRGADLSASMSHYLIQQIDEAPNISVRAQTVVESAHGSDHLEQLTLRDTQTGETELVDAQWMFVFIGAAPLTDWLDGTVLRDERGFILAGPDLTPDGRPPADWELDRPPYHLETNIPGVFVAGDARAESAKRVASAVGEGAMAVMLVHRYLEQS from the coding sequence ATGGCACAGGCCGCCGACGCAGCGCGGACCGTCATCATGACCGTGGACGACGACCCGGGAGTCTCCCGTGCCGTCGCCCGCGACCTGCGGCGCCGCTACGGCGGGTCGTACCGGATCGTGCGCGCGGAGTCCGGCGAGTCCGCACTGGACGCGCTGCGTGAGCTGAAGCTGCGCGGCGATCTGGTGGCCGTGCTCCTGGCCGACTACCGGATGCCGCAGATGAACGGCATCGAGTTCCTGGAGCAGGCGCTGGACGTCTACCCGGGCGCACGGCGGGTGCTGCTGACCGCGTACGCGGACACGAACGCGGCGATCGACGCGATCAACGTCGTCGACCTCGACCACTATCTGCTCAAGCCGTGGGATCCGCCGGAGGAGAAGCTGTATCCCGTCCTCGACGATCTGCTGGAGGCCTGGCGGTGCAGCGACTACCGGCCGGTGCCCAGCACCAAGGTGGTCGGGCACCGCTGGTCGGCGCGTTCCTCGGACGTACGGGAGTTCCTGGCCCGCAACCAGGTGCCGTACCGCTGGTACTCCGCCGACGAACCCGAGGGGCGGCGGCTGCTGACGGCCGCCGGGCAGGACGGGCAGCGGCTGCCGGTGGTGATCACCGCGGACGGCACGCCCCTCGTCGAGCCGGACGCGCCGGAGCTCGCCGCCCGTGTCGGGCTGGCGACCACGCCGATGGCCGACTTCTACGACCTCGTGGTGATCGGGGGCGGTCCGGCCGGGCTGGGTGCGGCCGTGTACGGGGCCTCGGAGGGGCTGCGGACCGTGCTCGTGGAGCGGTCGGCGACCGGTGGGCAGGCCGGGCAGAGTTCGCGGATCGAGAACTACCTGGGCTTCCCGGACGGCGTCTCGGGGGCTCAGCTCACCGACCGGGCGCGGCGGCAGGCGGCGAGGTTCGACGCCGAGATCCTCACCGCGCGCGAGGTGACGGGGCTGGAGATCAACGGCGCGGCACGGGTCGTACGGTTCTCGGACGGGTCGGCGATCGCCGCGCACAGTGTGATCCTGGCGACCGGCGTGTCGTACCGGCAGCTCGAGGCACCGGGCTGCGACGACCTGACCGGCTGCGGGGTGTTCTACGGCTCGGCGCTCACGGAGGCGGCCTCCTGCCAGGGGCAGGACGTGTACATCGTCGGTGGCGCCAACTCGGCGGGGCAGGCGGCGATGTACCTGGCCCGGGGCGCCAAGTCGGTCACCCTGCTGGTGCGCGGGGCGGACCTGTCCGCGTCGATGTCGCACTACCTGATCCAGCAGATCGACGAGGCACCGAACATTTCGGTCCGCGCACAAACCGTCGTCGAGTCCGCGCATGGCTCCGACCACCTGGAACAGCTCACCCTGCGCGACACGCAGACCGGTGAGACCGAACTCGTCGACGCGCAGTGGATGTTCGTGTTCATCGGCGCCGCTCCGCTGACCGACTGGCTGGACGGCACGGTGCTGCGGGACGAGCGCGGGTTCATCCTGGCCGGGCCCGATCTGACCCCGGACGGGCGGCCACCTGCGGACTGGGAGCTGGACCGGCCGCCGTACCACCTGGAGACCAACATTCCCGGCGTGTTCGTGGCGGGCGACGCGCGCGCCGAGTCCGCCAAGCGCGTCGCGTCCGCCGTCGGAGAGGGAGCCATGGCCGTGATGCTCGTCCACCGGTATCTGGAGCAGTCGTGA
- a CDS encoding TetR/AcrR family transcriptional regulator, producing MVAEATTGRVTRRRVRTRANLLDAAFAVFAAKGFGRVSIEEVCEAAGYSRGAFYSNFASLDELFFALYRQRADLIAEQVSGALALDGPDLDVPAAVDRVTEVLLLDRDWLLVKTDFLVHAARDPDVARTLLEHRARLRGAIAERLARAQGHTELPAVLGDIDAAAHAVVAAYDGVTTQLLLDRDAEHARVWLKQLLTALLTDGSDTTV from the coding sequence ATGGTGGCGGAGGCGACGACCGGGCGCGTGACCAGGCGCCGTGTCCGCACGCGCGCGAACCTGCTCGACGCCGCGTTCGCGGTGTTCGCGGCCAAGGGCTTCGGCCGGGTCTCGATCGAGGAGGTCTGCGAGGCGGCCGGGTACAGCCGGGGTGCCTTCTACTCGAACTTCGCCAGCCTCGACGAACTGTTCTTCGCCCTCTACCGCCAGCGCGCCGACCTGATCGCCGAGCAGGTGTCAGGGGCGCTCGCCCTCGACGGCCCGGACCTCGACGTGCCCGCCGCCGTCGACCGCGTCACCGAGGTGCTGCTGCTCGACCGGGACTGGCTGCTGGTGAAGACGGACTTCCTGGTGCACGCCGCCCGTGACCCGGACGTCGCGCGGACCCTGCTGGAGCACCGGGCGCGGCTGCGCGGCGCCATCGCGGAACGGCTCGCCCGCGCCCAGGGCCACACCGAACTGCCCGCCGTCCTGGGCGACATCGACGCCGCCGCGCACGCGGTGGTCGCCGCGTACGACGGGGTCACCACCCAACTGCTCCTTGACCGGGACGCCGAGCACGCTCGCGTCTGGCTCAAGCAACTGCTCACCGCGCTGCTGACCGACGGCAGCGACACCACCGTATGA
- a CDS encoding DUF488 domain-containing protein, with product MSVRVRRVYDPPEPEDGVRVLVDRLWPRGLSKDAARVDEWPKGLTPSTELRRWYHAGEGSFEELSRRYEAELAASEAAELLETIRESTRKGPVTLLTSAKSPEESHAAVLARLLQN from the coding sequence GTGAGCGTTCGCGTCCGTCGCGTCTACGATCCGCCCGAGCCGGAGGACGGCGTGCGTGTCCTGGTCGACCGGCTGTGGCCGCGCGGCCTGTCGAAGGACGCGGCGCGGGTCGACGAGTGGCCGAAGGGGCTCACTCCGTCGACCGAACTGCGCCGCTGGTACCACGCGGGCGAGGGGTCGTTCGAGGAGCTCAGCCGTCGCTACGAGGCGGAGCTCGCCGCGTCCGAGGCCGCCGAACTCCTCGAAACGATCCGGGAATCGACCCGCAAGGGGCCGGTGACCCTGCTCACCTCGGCCAAGTCTCCCGAGGAGAGTCACGCCGCCGTGCTGGCCCGCCTCCTCCAGAACTGA
- a CDS encoding alpha-ketoglutarate-dependent dioxygenase AlkB family protein, protein MTTHLQGSLFDQADRLRLGSLDGMRRTELGRGAWIDVLPGWLAGSDALFEQLADEVPWRAERRTMYDHVVDVPRLLAFYGADDPLPHPVLDEAREALCAHYADELGEPFTTAGLCYYRDGRDSVAWHGDRIGRGAREDTMVAILSVGSPRDLLLRPLRGGGDTIRRPLGHGDLIVMGGSCQRTWEHAVPKTARAAGPRISMQFRPDGVH, encoded by the coding sequence ATGACCACGCACCTCCAGGGCTCGCTCTTCGACCAGGCGGACCGGCTCCGGCTCGGCTCCCTCGACGGGATGCGCCGCACCGAGCTGGGCCGCGGGGCGTGGATCGACGTCCTGCCCGGGTGGCTCGCGGGCTCCGACGCCCTGTTCGAACAGCTGGCGGACGAGGTGCCGTGGCGTGCGGAACGGCGCACGATGTACGACCACGTCGTCGACGTACCTCGGCTGCTGGCGTTCTACGGCGCCGACGACCCTCTGCCGCACCCCGTGCTGGACGAGGCGCGGGAAGCACTGTGCGCGCACTACGCCGACGAACTGGGCGAGCCCTTCACCACGGCCGGCCTGTGCTACTACCGCGACGGCCGCGACAGCGTCGCCTGGCACGGCGACCGGATCGGACGGGGCGCCCGGGAGGACACGATGGTCGCGATCCTCTCCGTCGGCTCACCCCGTGATCTGCTGCTGCGTCCGCTGCGCGGCGGCGGCGACACGATCCGGCGCCCGCTGGGCCACGGGGACCTCATCGTCATGGGCGGCTCCTGTCAGCGGACCTGGGAGCACGCCGTACCGAAGACCGCACGAGCCGCGGGACCGCGCATCAGCATGCAGTTCCGCCCGGACGGCGTGCACTGA
- a CDS encoding VOC family protein, protein MGLEWEQVNVDAADAVALGRWWAEALGWVVINDSPEEFEIRPRKDRLPGLIFAPVPEGKTVKNRLHLDFRPDDQEAEVARFLALGARHADVGQTGAESWVTLADPEGNEFCVLSSRRR, encoded by the coding sequence ATGGGCCTCGAATGGGAGCAAGTCAACGTGGACGCGGCCGACGCGGTCGCCCTGGGCCGCTGGTGGGCCGAGGCGCTGGGGTGGGTGGTGATCAACGATTCGCCCGAGGAGTTCGAGATCCGGCCGCGCAAGGACCGGCTGCCGGGGCTGATCTTCGCGCCCGTCCCCGAGGGCAAGACGGTCAAGAACCGGCTGCACCTCGACTTCCGTCCCGACGACCAGGAGGCCGAGGTCGCCCGCTTCCTCGCGCTCGGCGCACGGCACGCGGACGTCGGCCAGACGGGCGCGGAGAGCTGGGTGACGCTTGCCGACCCGGAGGGCAACGAGTTCTGCGTGCTGAGCTCGCGGCGCCGCTGA
- a CDS encoding FAD-binding dehydrogenase, with protein sequence MDADVIVVGAGLAGLVAAHELTSRGRRVALVDQENAANLGGQAFWSFGGLFLVDTPEQRRLGIKDSFDLAWNDWQGSAQFDRVDDEDSWAVRWARAYVEFAAGEKRSWLAGHGISFLPTVGWAERGDLRADGHGNSVPRFHIAWGTGTGVVEPFVGHARQAARDGLLTFYHRHQVDELVVEEGSMRGVRGTVLAEDRSARGVSSNRDRIGEFELTAQAVVVTTGGIGANHDIVRRYWPERLGTAPTEMVTGVPAYVDGRMLDISDRAGVRLVNRDRMWHYTEGLQNWDPIWPGHGIRILPGPSSMWFDALGRRLPDPCLPGYDTLGTLKYLRTTEDIAGYDHSWFILTQKIIEKEFALSGSEQNPDITAKDRKAFLRERVLGKGAPGPVDAFLRKGADFVTAPSLDQLVEKMNQLTEKPLLDAAEVRRQIEARDLQIANPYAKDSQVQGIRNARRYIGDRLGRVATPHRILDPAAGPLIGVKLHVLTRKTLGGIQTDLESRALGADGQPVDGLYAAGEVAGFGGGGVHGYNALEGTFLGGCLFSGRAAGRAAAQQTG encoded by the coding sequence ATGGATGCCGACGTCATCGTCGTCGGAGCGGGCCTCGCCGGCCTGGTCGCGGCGCACGAACTCACCAGCCGGGGCCGCAGGGTCGCCCTGGTCGACCAGGAGAACGCCGCCAACCTGGGCGGCCAGGCGTTCTGGTCCTTCGGCGGGCTGTTCCTGGTCGACACCCCGGAACAGCGGCGCCTGGGCATCAAGGACTCCTTCGACCTCGCCTGGAACGACTGGCAGGGCAGCGCGCAGTTCGACCGCGTCGACGACGAGGACTCCTGGGCGGTGCGCTGGGCGCGGGCCTACGTCGAGTTCGCGGCGGGGGAGAAGCGCTCGTGGCTCGCCGGGCACGGCATCTCGTTCCTGCCCACCGTCGGCTGGGCGGAGCGCGGCGACCTGCGGGCCGACGGACACGGCAACTCCGTCCCCCGCTTCCACATCGCCTGGGGCACGGGCACGGGAGTCGTCGAGCCCTTCGTCGGCCACGCCCGGCAGGCGGCACGCGACGGGCTGCTCACCTTCTACCACCGGCACCAGGTGGACGAACTCGTCGTCGAGGAGGGCTCGATGCGCGGCGTGCGCGGCACGGTCCTCGCCGAGGACCGCTCGGCCCGCGGCGTCTCCTCCAACCGCGACCGCATCGGCGAGTTCGAACTCACCGCCCAGGCCGTCGTCGTCACCACCGGCGGCATCGGCGCCAACCACGACATCGTCCGCCGCTACTGGCCCGAACGCCTCGGCACCGCGCCCACGGAGATGGTCACCGGAGTCCCGGCGTACGTCGACGGCCGCATGCTCGACATCAGCGACCGGGCCGGCGTACGGCTGGTCAACCGCGACCGCATGTGGCACTACACCGAGGGCCTGCAGAACTGGGACCCGATCTGGCCCGGCCACGGCATCCGCATCCTGCCCGGCCCGTCCTCGATGTGGTTCGACGCGCTGGGCCGCCGGCTGCCCGACCCGTGCCTGCCCGGATACGACACCCTCGGCACCCTCAAGTACCTGCGCACCACCGAGGACATCGCCGGATACGACCACTCCTGGTTCATCCTCACCCAGAAGATCATCGAGAAGGAGTTCGCGCTGTCGGGCTCCGAGCAGAACCCCGACATCACGGCCAAGGACCGCAAGGCGTTCCTGCGCGAGCGTGTGCTGGGCAAGGGCGCGCCGGGGCCGGTCGACGCGTTCCTGCGCAAGGGAGCGGACTTCGTGACGGCCCCGAGCCTGGACCAACTGGTCGAGAAGATGAACCAGTTGACCGAGAAGCCGCTTCTCGACGCGGCCGAGGTACGGCGCCAGATCGAGGCACGCGACCTGCAGATCGCCAACCCGTACGCGAAGGACTCCCAGGTCCAGGGCATCCGCAACGCCCGCCGCTACATCGGCGACCGCCTCGGCCGGGTCGCCACCCCGCACCGCATCCTCGACCCGGCCGCCGGACCCCTGATCGGCGTCAAGCTGCACGTCCTGACCCGCAAGACCCTGGGCGGCATCCAGACCGACCTCGAATCCCGCGCCCTGGGCGCCGACGGACAGCCGGTCGACGGCCTCTACGCGGCCGGCGAGGTCGCCGGCTTCGGCGGCGGCGGCGTCCACGGCTACAACGCCCTGGAGGGCACCTTCCTCGGCGGCTGCCTGTTCTCCGGGCGCGCGGCGGGCCGGGCCGCGGCACAGCAGACAGGCTGA
- a CDS encoding universal stress protein, with translation MTRPITAGVDGTEESHAALAWAAREAVRRGLPLRVVHAWRFQPHEAIDAGDADSQAGWVREAAAAAARTVTERHPELDVTTDVLEGGPVDTLAAAAADAEMLVLGSRGHGRVVGFLLGSVGQQVIVGATGPVVLVRAGDEPAAEAAGREVVVGQLGDPDDSAAALRFAFETAAARGARVRAVRAWTLPTVFSYSPGSLKLLDEAGGLEPYEKKALAAAVQPWRDRFPDVPVVEHVEMGSAGQVLLAVAGQAQLMVVGRRARRTAVGARIGSVAHGVLHHAGCPVAVVPPA, from the coding sequence ATGACACGCCCGATCACGGCAGGGGTCGACGGGACCGAGGAGAGCCACGCCGCGCTGGCCTGGGCGGCCCGCGAGGCGGTCCGTCGCGGACTGCCGCTCCGGGTGGTGCACGCCTGGCGGTTCCAGCCGCACGAGGCGATCGACGCCGGGGACGCCGACAGCCAGGCCGGGTGGGTGCGCGAGGCCGCGGCGGCCGCCGCCCGGACCGTCACCGAGCGGCACCCGGAGCTCGACGTGACGACGGACGTGCTCGAAGGCGGCCCGGTCGACACCCTGGCCGCCGCGGCGGCCGACGCCGAGATGCTGGTGCTCGGCTCGCGCGGCCACGGCCGGGTCGTCGGCTTTCTGCTCGGCTCGGTCGGACAGCAGGTCATCGTCGGGGCCACGGGTCCCGTCGTCCTCGTACGAGCGGGGGACGAGCCGGCCGCCGAGGCCGCGGGCCGTGAGGTCGTCGTGGGACAGCTGGGCGACCCGGACGACAGTGCGGCCGCACTGCGGTTCGCGTTCGAGACGGCCGCCGCGCGCGGGGCGAGGGTCCGTGCCGTACGGGCCTGGACGCTGCCGACGGTGTTCTCCTACAGCCCGGGCTCGCTGAAGCTGCTCGACGAGGCCGGGGGCCTGGAGCCGTACGAGAAGAAGGCGCTGGCCGCGGCGGTGCAGCCGTGGCGGGACCGCTTCCCGGACGTCCCGGTGGTGGAGCACGTGGAGATGGGCAGCGCGGGGCAGGTGCTGCTGGCGGTGGCGGGGCAGGCCCAGCTGATGGTGGTAGGCCGCCGGGCCCGCCGTACGGCCGTCGGCGCACGGATCGGCTCGGTCGCCCACGGGGTCCTGCATCACGCGGGCTGCCCGGTGGCCGTGGTGCCGCCCGCCTGA
- a CDS encoding MBL fold metallo-hydrolase, whose translation MRAAVQQVADGTYLVHGSNTNWVILSEGDAVTLIDTGYLGDRERLLASLAEVGSSPEAVTAVLITHAHNDHLGSAEHLRRTYGTPVYLHEAEVPHARRDFLHQVSIGRVLRNGWRPGVLPWAVHALRVGGTAHVPVAEPQPFPTRGPLDLPGRPVPVHTPGHTLGHTAYHLPGTGVVISGDALVSGHPTSRAKGPQLLPDMFHHDRSRAVSSLEILEGLDGDVLVPGHGPVHRGPVREAARHARERAL comes from the coding sequence ATGCGGGCAGCCGTGCAGCAAGTCGCCGACGGCACCTACCTGGTGCACGGAAGCAACACGAACTGGGTGATCCTGAGTGAAGGGGACGCCGTCACGCTGATCGACACGGGGTACCTCGGCGACCGGGAGCGGCTCCTCGCTTCCCTTGCGGAGGTGGGCAGTTCACCGGAGGCGGTGACGGCGGTACTGATCACGCACGCCCACAACGACCACCTGGGTTCCGCCGAGCACCTGCGCCGCACGTACGGCACGCCCGTCTACCTGCACGAGGCCGAAGTGCCGCACGCCCGCCGCGATTTCCTGCACCAGGTGTCCATCGGCCGGGTCCTCAGAAACGGCTGGCGTCCCGGCGTCCTGCCGTGGGCCGTGCACGCCCTGCGGGTCGGCGGCACCGCCCATGTCCCGGTCGCCGAACCGCAGCCGTTCCCGACGCGGGGGCCGCTCGACCTGCCGGGCCGCCCCGTCCCCGTCCACACGCCCGGCCATACGCTCGGCCACACCGCCTACCACCTCCCGGGCACCGGAGTGGTGATCTCCGGCGACGCCCTGGTCAGCGGCCACCCCACCTCCCGCGCCAAGGGGCCCCAGTTGCTGCCGGACATGTTCCACCACGACCGTTCTCGTGCCGTGAGCTCGCTGGAGATTCTGGAGGGCCTCGACGGCGATGTCCTGGTCCCCGGGCACGGGCCGGTGCACCGCGGTCCAGTACGTGAGGCGGCACGGCACGCACGGGAGCGCGCGCTCTAG
- a CDS encoding response regulator transcription factor: MCAHVLVAEDDEMQAELIRRSLLAEGHTATVVHDGRAALDAARRIAPDLVVLDLMLPVIDGFGVCRVLRADDDIPVLMLTARSAEDDILLGLELGADDYMTKPYSPRELMARIRTVLRRSGRVPADRREDPVIRAAGLSVDPVRHEVRCDGTPVECTPAEFEILLAMVGEPERVFSRRQLLEITRGTDRASTERAVDVHIMNLRKKIEADPRRPARLLTVFGVGYKLSGGR; this comes from the coding sequence GTGTGCGCACATGTGCTGGTCGCCGAGGACGACGAGATGCAGGCCGAGTTGATACGACGCTCCCTGCTCGCGGAGGGTCACACCGCCACCGTGGTCCACGACGGGCGGGCCGCGCTGGACGCGGCCCGCCGGATCGCCCCTGACCTGGTCGTCCTGGATCTGATGCTCCCGGTGATCGACGGGTTCGGGGTGTGCCGGGTGCTGCGCGCGGACGACGACATCCCCGTCCTGATGCTCACCGCCCGCTCGGCCGAGGACGACATCCTGCTCGGCCTGGAGCTGGGCGCGGACGACTACATGACCAAGCCGTACAGCCCGCGCGAGCTGATGGCCCGCATCCGGACCGTTCTGCGGCGCAGCGGACGGGTGCCCGCGGACCGGCGCGAGGATCCCGTCATACGCGCCGCGGGTCTCTCGGTCGATCCCGTACGGCACGAAGTGCGCTGCGACGGCACGCCGGTGGAATGCACGCCGGCCGAGTTCGAGATCCTGCTGGCCATGGTCGGCGAACCGGAACGCGTGTTCTCCCGGCGGCAGTTGCTGGAGATCACCAGGGGCACCGACCGCGCCTCCACCGAACGGGCCGTCGACGTCCACATCATGAACCTGCGCAAGAAGATCGAGGCCGACCCGCGCCGCCCGGCCCGGCTGCTGACCGTGTTCGGCGTCGGCTACAAGCTCAGCGGCGGCCGTTGA
- a CDS encoding acyltransferase family protein yields the protein MDTESARTTAAPRRRELDALRALVVVGLVFFHAALVFSPDDDFYVKNADTTDAVTVVAGLGVIWAMPMLFLVAGLGARYSIRRRGPGGFARERLLRLGVPLVFATLTLVTVPQWLRLRAADPGYDESYWSFWPRFFQVHLDLADFPFVLTGDHFETGHLWFVVLLLAFCLLLAPVAAPVATGAERAGAAVERRPTLLLLPALPLALINSLAGMEEDYAGWNRWAYLLFFVYGYALAGDERIRAAMRRLARPVGVVGLVLFCGTAPGFLSEDDPFTDWTPLSLGTRAVFGAAGWCWVVAIMGLLDRPREREGPERARTGRLLPYFAVAALPLYVLHQPVVVAFAYGVVGWDAPIAVKYAVIVACSLAVILVVYEFAVRRTRVTRFLFGMR from the coding sequence ATGGACACGGAATCCGCGCGGACGACGGCCGCTCCCCGGCGCCGTGAACTGGATGCGCTGCGGGCGCTCGTCGTCGTCGGCCTGGTCTTCTTCCATGCCGCCCTGGTGTTCTCCCCGGACGACGACTTCTACGTCAAGAACGCCGACACGACGGACGCGGTGACCGTCGTCGCCGGGCTCGGCGTGATCTGGGCGATGCCCATGCTGTTCCTCGTCGCCGGGCTCGGTGCCCGGTACTCGATCCGCCGCCGCGGCCCGGGCGGTTTCGCCCGTGAGCGCCTGCTGCGCCTGGGCGTACCCCTGGTCTTCGCGACGCTCACCCTCGTGACCGTCCCGCAGTGGCTGCGGCTGCGCGCGGCCGACCCCGGCTACGACGAGTCGTACTGGAGCTTCTGGCCCCGCTTCTTCCAAGTCCACCTGGACCTGGCGGACTTCCCCTTCGTCCTCACCGGCGACCACTTCGAGACCGGTCACCTGTGGTTCGTCGTGCTCCTGCTCGCGTTCTGTCTGCTCCTCGCACCGGTGGCAGCGCCCGTCGCGACCGGCGCCGAACGCGCGGGAGCCGCGGTGGAACGCAGGCCCACGCTGCTCCTGCTGCCCGCCCTGCCCCTCGCGCTGATCAACTCCCTGGCCGGCATGGAGGAGGACTACGCGGGCTGGAATCGGTGGGCGTACCTGCTGTTCTTCGTCTACGGTTACGCGCTCGCCGGTGACGAGCGGATCCGTGCCGCCATGCGCCGCCTCGCCCGGCCGGTCGGTGTGGTCGGGCTCGTCCTGTTCTGCGGGACCGCTCCCGGGTTCCTGAGCGAGGACGACCCCTTCACCGACTGGACTCCGTTGTCGCTGGGCACGCGGGCGGTGTTCGGGGCGGCGGGCTGGTGCTGGGTGGTGGCGATCATGGGGTTGCTGGACCGGCCGCGGGAGCGCGAGGGGCCCGAGCGTGCACGCACCGGCCGGCTCCTGCCGTACTTCGCGGTCGCCGCGCTTCCGTTGTATGTGCTGCACCAGCCGGTGGTGGTCGCCTTCGCCTACGGGGTGGTGGGCTGGGACGCGCCGATTGCCGTCAAGTACGCCGTGATCGTGGCCTGTTCGCTGGCGGTGATCCTCGTGGTGTACGAGTTCGCGGTCCGCCGGACCAGGGTGACGCGTTTCCTGTTCGGGATGCGCTGA
- a CDS encoding DUF4032 domain-containing protein, translated as MALQISATNPEHPALLLELPWDVPLEEWPEEYLVPLPRGISRHVVRYARAGSEVIAVKELAERPALREYELLRDLDRIGIPAVDPLAVVTGRADKDGAPLEPVLITRHLGGSMPYRSMFETTMRPATMHRLMDALAVLLVRLHLAGFAWGDCSLSNTLFRRDAGAYAAYLVDAETGDLHPQLSDGQRDYDLDLARVNISGELLDLEASGALHPSVDPIEFGTEICGRYRDLWGELTRTSVYPAGKYHYIERRIRRLNELGFDVAEMQIEHNSHGDTVTFVPKVVDAGHHQRQLLRLTGLDTEENQARRLLNDLESWMATQDDYAPGDPLGARPEVLAHRWVRDVFRPTVRAVPLELRGSMDAAEIYHQLLEHRWYMSERAQHDIGLDTAVDDYVKNILPKARETLQPTAE; from the coding sequence ATGGCATTGCAGATCAGCGCGACCAACCCGGAGCACCCCGCGCTCCTCCTCGAGCTGCCGTGGGACGTGCCGCTGGAGGAGTGGCCCGAGGAGTACCTCGTCCCGCTGCCGCGCGGCATCTCCCGCCACGTGGTGCGCTACGCCCGGGCCGGCTCCGAGGTCATCGCCGTCAAGGAGCTGGCCGAACGGCCCGCGCTGCGCGAGTACGAGCTGCTGCGCGACCTGGACCGGATCGGCATCCCCGCGGTCGACCCCCTCGCCGTGGTCACCGGGCGCGCCGACAAGGACGGGGCGCCGCTGGAACCGGTGCTCATCACCCGGCATCTCGGCGGCTCGATGCCGTACCGCTCGATGTTCGAGACGACGATGCGCCCGGCCACCATGCACCGCCTCATGGACGCCCTGGCCGTGCTGCTCGTGCGGCTGCACCTCGCCGGGTTCGCCTGGGGCGACTGCTCGCTGTCCAACACGCTTTTCCGGCGGGACGCGGGCGCCTATGCCGCGTATCTCGTGGACGCCGAGACCGGTGACCTGCATCCGCAGCTCAGCGACGGACAGCGCGACTACGACCTCGACCTCGCCCGGGTCAACATCAGCGGCGAACTGCTCGACCTGGAGGCGTCGGGGGCGCTGCACCCGTCCGTCGACCCGATCGAGTTCGGCACCGAGATCTGCGGACGCTACCGGGACCTGTGGGGCGAGCTGACCCGCACCTCCGTCTACCCGGCGGGCAAGTACCACTACATAGAGCGCCGCATACGCCGCCTGAACGAACTCGGTTTCGACGTGGCCGAGATGCAGATCGAGCACAACTCCCACGGCGACACGGTCACCTTCGTCCCCAAGGTCGTCGACGCGGGCCACCACCAGCGCCAGCTGCTCCGGCTGACCGGCCTCGACACCGAGGAGAACCAGGCGCGGCGGCTCCTGAACGACCTGGAGAGCTGGATGGCCACCCAGGACGACTACGCCCCGGGCGACCCCCTCGGCGCCCGCCCGGAAGTGCTCGCCCACCGCTGGGTGCGGGACGTGTTCCGTCCCACCGTGCGTGCGGTGCCGCTGGAGCTGCGCGGCTCGATGGACGCGGCCGAGATCTACCACCAGCTGCTCGAACACCGCTGGTACATGTCCGAGCGTGCCCAGCACGACATCGGGCTGGACACGGCGGTGGACGACTACGTCAAGAACATCCTGCCCAAGGCGCGCGAGACACTGCAGCCGACAGCCGAGTGA